The following proteins are co-located in the Acipenser ruthenus chromosome 35, fAciRut3.2 maternal haplotype, whole genome shotgun sequence genome:
- the LOC117970224 gene encoding polyamine-modulated factor 1-like: MEAEMEVSGCSVLELEENKREPELELEPEPGTGNDADIGDAAEKGGPSEANGDGGADGSESRDTQQNLNLSSGPSGSGSEPKRTRLKLFNKVMEKSLQRLITDASFQRFAHTFHPFYKLQPRVTQSIHRTFISQLQTSIQDDISQIMEEGNLQAQLDELDRLQEEASDTAEPAWRPSGVPEQDFQSFLIPYYLQQQEFLRKAVKSLEQENGRLAQSVQAGRERLSEAEKQIRESLGEWQVSETF; encoded by the exons ATGGAAGCAGAGATGGAGGTCAGCGGCTGCAGCGTTTTGGAGTTGGAGGAAAATAAACGCGAACCCGAACTGGAACTAGAACCAGAACCCGGGACTGGGAACGACGCAGATATCGGGGATGCGGCTGAAAAAGGAGGCCCTTCGGAGGCAAACGGTGATGGCGGTGCGGACGGGTCCGAGAGTCGGGACACCCAGCAGAACTTGAACCTGTCGAGCGGGCCGAGCGGTTCCGGTTCGGAGCCCAAGAGGACCCGGCTAAAGCTGTTCAACAAGGTCATGGAGAAAAGTTTGCAAAGACTAATCACGGACGCGAG TTTTCAGAGGTTTGCCCACACCTTCCACCCGTTCTACAAGCTGCAGCCCCGTGTCACCCAGAGCATCCACAGGACCTTCATCTCCCAGCTACAGACCTCCATTCAG GATGACATTTCCCAGATCATGGAGGAAGGGAATTTACAAGCACAGCTGGACGAGTTGGACCGGCTGCAGGAGGAGGCCTCAGACACAGCAGAACCAGCCTG gcgTCCTAGCGGGGTCCCAGAGCAGGATTTCCAAAGCTTCCTGATTCCCTattacctgcagcagcaggagttCCTGCGCAAGGCTGTGAAGTCGCTGGAGCAGGAGAACGGCAGGCTGGCCCAGTCCGTGCAGGCCGGGAGAGAGCGGCTCAGTGAGGCTGAGAAACAGATCCGGGAGAGCCTGGGGGAGTGGCAG GTCTCTGAGACGTTCTAG